CCCGTCACGATGCGCCGCTTCAGTCCGGCGACACGCACCATGAAGAACTCGTCGAGGTTGCTGGCGAAGATGGCGAGGAAGTTCGCACGCTCGAGCTCGGGCAGCGACGGATCCTCGGCGAGCTCGAGCACACGCTGGTTGAAGGCCAGCCAGCTCAGCTCCCGGTCGAGGTAGCGGTGGTCGGGGAGGAGTGCGTCCGGCGACTCGATGGCGTCGAAGTCGTCGTCTTCTGCGTCACCGAGACCAGCGTCGGCGAGTGCGGGATCGATCATGGGGTACATCTAAGCACCGTGAGGTGACGCACGCGTGAACGGGCGCCGGATCCGTCACAGAGCGGCGGGCACCGTCTCGTCGTCGTACACGTTGAATCGGTACCCGACGTTGCGCACGGTGCCGATGATCTGCTCCTGGTCGCCGAGCTTCGCGCGCAGGCGTCGCACGTGAACGTCCACCGTCCTCGTGCCGCCGAAGTAGTCGTATCCCCACACCTCGCTGAGCAGCTGCTCGCGGGTGAACACGCGAGACGGATGCGTGGCGAGGAAGTGCAGGAGCTGGAACTCCTTGTACGTGAGGTCGAGCGGACGACCACGCAGCTTCGCGGAGTAGGACTGCTCGTCGATCGTGACGCCAGAGGCCTGGACCCTGGAGGGCTCGGCGACCTCGTCGCGGCGGGCGAGGGCCAGGCGGACCCTGGCATCCGTCTCGGCCGGGCCGGCGGTGGAGAGCAGCACGTCGTCGATGCCCCATTCGCCCGAGAGGGCGCTCATGCCGCCTTCGGTGACGACCAGCAGCAGCGGAGCATCCTGCCCGGTCGCGCGCAGCAGCCGGCACAGCGACTTCGCCCCGACGAGATCGGTGCGGCCGTCGACGATCACGATGTCGTAGTCGGGGGCGCTCACCAGCTGGGCCGGTTCCGCCGGGATCTGGCGCACGCGGTGACTGAGCAGTTCGAGAGCGGGCAGCACCTGCTCCGTCAGTGGAGCATGGGTCAACACCAGGACCTGAGCCACACGCACTCCTTCCGCACGGCGGGGGGAACGCCGTGCGGCAATGATACCGGGCGCTGATGGGTCACAATGGAGTCATGTCGCAACCAGCGCTCGCACCGCGTAACGCGTTCGTCGGCGTGCTCGTCGTCTGGGCGGTCGCCTTCCTCGCCTCCATCGCAGTGGGCATCTTCGTCGCCGAGGAGTGGCGTGTGCCGTGGCTGCTCGTGGCGTTCGGCGGCGTCGTGCTGCTGTCCTTCGCGGTGCAGCTCCGCTACGGCCGCACGGAGGGCTTCATCTTCCGGGTGGGGGGCAGCGCTCTCGGCGCCCTTCTGCTGATGGGCGTCATCTCGGTGGGCTTCGGGCTCGCCGCACTCGTCACCTGACCCGCGAACGAGACAGTCCCTCCGCGCGGAGGGTAAAGTGGTGCCCATGGACCTCATGGCGCTCGAACTCTTCTTCATCGGCCTGCTGGGCCTGGCGAGCCTCGCGATCGCGTTCGTCTCGGTCGTCGTGCTGCGCAACCTCTTCCGCGGTCAGCGCTGAGCGCACCGTGCTCGAGCTGCCCACCGATCTTCCCGCCGACCTCGCGCCGCTGGCGTGGCTGGTCGGCGTCTGGGAGGGGACCGGGGTCATCGACTACCCCGTCGGCGACGATCGTCTGCAGGGCGAGTTCACCCATCGGGTGAGTTTCAGCCACGACGGCGGCCCTTTCCTGAACTACTCCGCGACGGCGACCTTCACGGGTGAGGACTCTGCGGTATCCATCCCACTCGTCGCCGAGACGGGCTTCTGGCGTCTGAGCCGTCCGGCGACCGACGCCGATCCGGGTCCCGGGCTGCTGCCCCCGCGCGCCGAGCAGGCGGTGCGCACGGTCGACGACGTCGAGGCACTGCGGGCCGCATCCGGGGGATTCCCGATCGAGGTGTCGATCGCACACGCCGACGGGATGCTCGAGCTCTACCTCGGCGAGATCAACGGACCCCGCGTCGACATCGCCTCGGACGCGATCGTCCGCGGCGCGGGCGCGAAGGAGTACGGCGCGGCGACGCGACTGTACGGCCTCGTCGGCAACCACATGCTCTGGGCCTGGGACATCGCGGCTCTCGGCACTCCTATGCGGGCACACGCGTCCGCGCGATTGGCCAAGGTCTGACATGACCGGTTTCAGCGACATCCCCGGCGCGGTGCAGAGCGACGACGGGATCGCCCACTTCGGCGACGCTTTCCGCGAGCAGCGCCGACTCGCCGTCGGCGCCGCCATCGTGCCGCTCGACGACCGCACCGTCATCGAGGTCGCCGGCTCGGAACGACTCACCTGGCTCGACTCGATCACCTCGCAGGCGGTCGGTCGCCTCGCACCCGGGGAGAGCACCGAGCTGCTGGTGCTCGACCCGCAGGGTCGGGTGGAGCACGCGGCGGGCGTCGTCGACGACGGCTCGTCGACGTGGCTGATCGCCGACTCCGGCGACGCCGACGCGCTCGCGACCTGGCTGACCCGGATGAAGTTCCGCACGCAGGCCACGGTCGACGTGCGTCCCGACCTCGCGCTCCTCGGCTTCGTCGACGGCGGCACCGCGGCGCAGCGCGCGCTCGCCGCGGCATCCGCTCCCACCGGAGCCGCACTGGTCTGGACAGACCCGTGGCAGCAGGTCAGCGCGGGTGGGCACCAGTACGCCGAGATCTCCGAGCACCCCGGTGCCGAGCTCGCGTGGCGCGTCGCGATCGTCCAGAGGGATGCGGCCGATGCGCTCGCCGCGACCCTCGCGGCCGACGAGGTGGCAGGGCTCCTCGCCGCCGAGGCGCTGCGGGTCGCCGCCTGGCGCCCCCGCTGGTCGGCGGAGGTCGACGAGCGCTCACTGCCGCACGAATCCGACTGGATCCGCACCGCGGTGCACCTGAACAAGGGCTGCTACCGCGGACAGGAGACCGTCGCGAAGGTGCACAACCTCGGGCATCCGCCGCGTCGCCTGGCCGCCCTGCACCTCGACGGCAGCGAAGCGGTGCTGCCGGCCGTGGGCGATGCCGTCTTCGCCGGCGACGACGAGGTCGGACACATCACCTCGGTCGCCCGGCATCACGAGGACGGCCCGATCGCCCTCGCCATCCTCTCCCGACGCACACCGGTCGGCGATCTCGTCGTCCGTGCCGAGGGGGCGGACATCGCCGCGACCCAGCAGGTGATCGTCCCGGCCGACGCCGGAGCCATGGCCGATATCCCGCGCATCACGCGTCTGTCGCGTCGCCCCAGCGCACCGGATCCCCGCCAGGCCGGCTGAACCGGCACGACCGGGAGCCCGGGGTCAGATCAGTGGCGCCACCGCGCTCCAGGGGAGTGTGAGCTCTCCGAGCCTCCAGCGGCTCCTGCCGCCGAGGACCGGCCAGCCCTGATCACGCAGAGCCGAGACGACGGCGAGGAAGCGCTGCGTCGCACCGAACGTCGACAGCGGCGCGGCCCGATCCCACTCGCGGTCGAGATCGAGGAGCAGCGAGTGCACCCGCTCGCCCGGCACGTTGCGGTGGATCAGCGCCTTCGGGAGGCGCTCGGCGACGATGCTCGGGCGCTCGAGCTGCGCCAACCGCAGTGAGAGGGTGAATCGCAGCGGCGCTCCCGTGGGCGCCACGTCGACCCAGCTCGCCACGCGGCCGATCTCGTCGCACGTCCCCTCGACCAGCAGTCCTGCGGTCGAGAGGCGCGATGCCATGGTCCGCCAGGCCTCGCCGACATCCGCCTCGTCATACTGGCGGAGGACGTTCATGGCGCGGATCACCGCCGGACGCCGTCCGGAGGGGAGCGGCACCTCGAAGCCGCCGCGGGCGAACGAGACCCGCAGGTCCCGCGGGAAGGGAGTGCGTCCGGCCCGGACCTCGGCGAGCTGTCCGTCGGCGGTGGCCACCCTCTCCTTGTCGAGTTCGAGACCGCGCACCTCGGCATCCGGGCGCACCCGCTGCAGGCGGGTCGCGAGCTCGAATGCGGTCACCCCGCTCGCTCCGTAGCCGAGATCGATCACGAGCGGGTCGTCGGCGCGGCGGAACGCCGGGCTCGCGGCGATCCAGCGGTCATTGCGGCGCAGACGGTTCGTCCCGGTGGTGCCGCGGGTCGGCCGACCGACAGGAGATGACGCCATGCGTCAATCCTCGCAGGGCCGCGGCATGGACGCGTCGACCTCCGCCGATAAACTGGGCCCATGACTGCGAAGCGCACCCTGATCCTGCTCCGTCACGGCCGGAGCGAGTGGAACGAACTGAACCTCTTCACCGGCTGGGTGGATGTCCGCCTGAACGAGCAGGGCAGGAACGAGGCCCGTCGCGGTGGTGAGCTGCTGGCCGAAGCCGGAATCCTGCCCGACGTGCTGCACACATCGCTGCTCAGCCGCGCCATCCAGACGGCGAACATCGCCCTCGACGCGGCCGACCGTCTGTGGATCCCCGTCACGCGCTCGTGGCGCCTGAACGAGCGCCACTACGGTGCTCTGCAGGGCAAGGACAAGGCGCAGACGCTCGAGGAGTTCGGCCCGGAGCAGTTCCAGCTGTGGCGTCGTTCGTTCGACGTGCCGCCGCCCCTGCTCGACGACGACAGCGAGTTCAGCCAGGTGAACGACGTGCGCTACGCCGGGATCGACGGCGAGGTGCCCCGCACCGAGTCGCTGAAGCTCGTCATCGATCGCCTGCTGCCGTACTGGGACAGCGCGATCGTCCCCGACCTGGAGGCCGGGAAGACGGTGCTCGTGACGGCGCACGGCAACTCGCTGCGCGGCCTCGTGAAGCACCTCGAGGGCATCAGCGACGAGGACATCGCCGAGCTCAACATCCCCACCGGCATCCCGCTCGTCTACGAGCTGGACGAGAACAACGTGCCCACCGGCCCCGGTCGCTACCTCGATCCGGAGGCGGCAGCCGCCGGAGCGGCAGCAGTCGCCGCGCAGGGCAAGAAGTAGCACCGGACGACGAAGGGGGCGGATGCTGACAGCATCCGCCCCCTTCTCGCGTCCGTCGAGGACTCAGGCGTGACCGAACTCCTGCTGCTGCTCGATCGCCAGAGGGATGTCCTCCTCCTCGATGCGCCAGTCGCCCGTGGCCAGGTAGATGACCTTCTTGGCGACGGCGACCGCGTGGTCGGCGAAGCGCTCGTGGTAGCGGCTGGCGAGCGTGGCATCCACCGTCGCGGTGGCCTCGCCCTTCCAGTTGTCGCTGAGCACCTTCTCGAACACGCTGGCGTGCAGCTCGTCGATGTCGTCGTCGGTGTTGCGGATCGTGTCGGCCAGCTTCAGGTCCTGGGTGCGCAGGAGCTCCGAGAGCGTGCGGGAGATCTCGACGTCCAGCTCGCCCATCTTCGTGAAGGTGCCCTTGAGGCCCTTCGGGATGGCGCGCTCGGGGAAGCGCAGGCGCGCGAGCTGGGCGATGTGCTCGGACATGTCGCCCATGCGCTCGAGCGACGCGCTGACGCGCAGCGCGGTGACGACGACGCGCAGATCGCGCGCGACCGGCTGCTGCCTCGCCAGGATCTCGATGGCCTGCTCGTCGAGGGCGACGGCCAGAGCGTCGATCTTCGCGTCGTCCGCGATGACCTCCTCTGCCAGCTCCACGTCGCTCGTGGCGAACGAGCGGGTGGCCTTGTCGATCGAGACCGTGACGAGGTCGGCGATCTCCACGAGCTGGGACTGCAGGTCCTCGAGGGACTGATGGAAGACTTCGCGCATGTCGGCGCAACCTTTCGTTCGGGTCTCGACTGTGATGCCAGCGCGAGACGGCTGGTGCGTTCGCGCGGGAGGAGAGCACAGCGCTCCCGCACAGGCCCGAGAGCGATTGTCTGCTCCGAAGGTTAACGAACGGTGCCCAGCACGTGAATAGTACTTCTCGCGTCGGGGTGAGGGCCGGTGAACCCGCCGAATCGCAGGTGAACGCACTCTACGCTGGGGATATGACCCTGCCGCAGATCGCGCTGCTCGCGTTGGCCGCGGGACTCGTGATCGGCGTCGGCCTCTCGCTCCTGGTGGCCTGGGCGTACCGCGCGAGAGCCCGCGTCGCCGACGAGACGTCTCTCGTGGTCCCGGAGGGCGTGACGGCGGTGCTCGGCAGCATGGACGATGCCGCCTGCGTGGTGGACTCGTCCGGACTCGTCCTCGCCGTCTCGAAGGCGGCGACGCGCTTCGGCATCGAGGTGGGGTCTCCGCTGGAGAACCCCGAGCTGCGTCAGCTCGTGCGGGGCGGGCGCGCAGAGGGCGGCTCCGCCACCGAGTCGCTGCGGCTCACCCGCGGCGGGCTCAGTCTCGACCCGCGCCTGGTGTCGGCACGCGCGAGCGTGATCAGCCCGCGCATGACTCTGCTGATCATCAGGGATGTCACCGAGCAGGAGCGTCTGGATCAGATGCGCCGCGACTTCGTCGCCAACACCAGTCACGAACTCAAGACCCCGGTGGGTGCCGTCACCCTGCTGGCCGAGGCGATCGAGTCGGCAGCCGACGACCCGGCGCAGGTCCGCCACTTCGCGACGCGCATCTCCGCCGAGGCCTCGCGTCTGGGGCAGCTGACCGGCCGCATCATGAGCCTGTCCCGCCTGCAGGCCGAGGATGCTCTCTCCGACGTGCGCCCCGTCGCGATCGACGAGGTGCTCGCGACTGCGCTCGAAGCCCATGTCGTGCAGGCCGATTCCGCCGGGGTCGAGATCGCCCGCGGCGGGGACCGGGGCGTGTGGGTCCGCGGGGACTCGCAGATCCTCATCGAGGCTTTCGGCAATCTCATCGCCAACGCGATCGCCTATTCGCCGCGAGGATCCCGCGTCGGCATCGGCGTGAAGGCCGAGGAGGGCGTCGTCGAGATCGCCGTCTCCGATCAGGGCATCGGGATCGCCGAGGGCGACCGCGAGCGCATCTTCGAGCGCTTCTATCGTGCGGACGAGGCTCGCTCCCGCCGCACCGGCGGCACCGGCCTCGGGCTCTCGATCGTCAAGCACGCGACCCAGCGCCACGGCGGCGAGGTGCGGCTCTGGTCGCGCCCCGGCCGCGGATCCACCTTCACCATCCGGCTTCCGAGGATCGACGCTCCACCGAGGGTCGACAAGGACAAGAAGAGCAAGAAGAAGCGCGAGCGCAAAGAGGCGAAGGCCCCCGCTCGCGTCCGAAACGGAGAGAACGCATGACCCGCATCCTTCTGGTCGAGGACGAGCCCGACCTGGCCGACCCGCTCGCCTACCTCCTGCGCCGCGAGGGGTACGAGGTGGAGATCGCGGAGGACGGCCCCGGCGCCCTCACGGCGTTCCGCGAGCGCGGAGCCGACGTCGTGCTGCTCGACCTGATGCTCCCCGGCATGCCGGGCACCGAGGTGTGCCGACAGATCCGGTCGACCTCCGCCGTGCCGATCATCATGGTCACGGCCAAGGACTCCGAGGTCGACATCGTGGTGGGGCTCGAGCTCGGCGCCGACGACTACGTCACCAAGCCGTACTCGTCGAGGGAGCTGCTCGCCAGGATGCGGGCGGTGCTGCGTCGCGTGGTCCAGGCCGACAGCGAGCTCGACGAGCGGGTCCTCGACGGGGGACGTGTGTCGCTCGACATCGACCGCCACACGGTCTCGGTCGCCGGTCAGCAGATCAACATGCCGCTGAAGGAGTTCGAGCTGCTCGAGGTGCTGATGCGCAACTCGGGTCGTGTCCTCACCAGGGGGCAGCTCATCGACCGGGTGTGGGGGAGTGACTACTTCGGCGACACGAAGACGCTCGACGTGCACATCAAGCGCATCCGCTCACGCATCGAGGAGAACCCCGGTGAGCCGGTGATGCTCGTCACCGTGCGGGGCCTGGGGTATCGCTTCGAGGGCTGAGCGTCGCTGCGCTCTCCCTGACGACCGAAGAGGCCGACACCCCGCGGGGTGTCGGCCTCTTCCGTCAGCGTGCGCTGTGGATCAGTTCTCGGGAGCCGGCGCTGCCGTGTCGGTCGGCATCGGCGTGGGCTCCGGCGTGCTCTCGGTCATATCGGGCACGAGGTCGGCGTAGTACGGCAGCGAGCCGTCGAGGACGGGGACCTCGGTCTTCGTCCCTGCGCCGTCGCCGGACTGGAAGTGGATCTCGACGGTCGCGCCCGGCATCGTGTCGAGGCCGACGATGCGCAGCGGCTCCTCGTCGCCACCGAGGCTGATGGTCTTGCCTGCCGGCACCTGGACGGTGAGCGGGTCGTCTTCGACGCCCGAGACCGTGATCGTGAGCGTCGCCTTGTCGGAGGTCGGGTTCACGAGTGCGCCGACGAAGTTGCCCACGGAGCCGTCTTCGGTCGCGACGACGAAGGCGTTGCGGACGTCGATGGGGCCGTCCTTGTCCGAGACGTTGACGCCGTCGGAGGCGGAGTACTCGATCGTCGTCGCCTGCGGCGAGATGAACGTGCAGCCCGTCGCGCCGAGAAGAACGAGGGCGCTGATGGCGGCAGACGCAACAAGGCGCGATTTCACGGGTCCTCCTGAGGTCCGACGGGATATCCGCATCCCATTCTATGCGTATGCGAGGGGCCGCCAGAGGACGCGGCGGCGCGAACCTTAGCGCATGTCCCCTGTGGTATCCTTGAGGTTGCCGAAAGGACACGTTTTTATGCTTTTTGAGGTTGGCGAAACTGTCGTCTATCCGCACCATGGCGCCGCGACCATCATCGAGGTCAAGGAACGCATCATCAAGGGTGAGGCGAAGAAGTATCTGAAGCTCAACGTCACCCAGGGGGACCTCATCATCGAGGTGCCCGCTGAGAACGTCGATCTTGTGGGAGTCCGCGATGTGATCGGCCGGGAGGGCCTCGACCATGTGTTCGAGGTTCTGCGCGCTCCGTTCACGGAAGAGCCCACGAACTGGTCGCGTCGTTACAAGGCGAACCTCGAGAAGCTCGCCTCCGGCGACGTCATCAAGGTGAGCGAGGTCGTGCGCGACCTGTGGCGTCGGGATCAGGACCGCGGTCTGTCGGCGGGTGAGAAGCGGATGCTGGCCAAGGCGCGTCAGATCCTCATCTCCGAGCTGGCTCTCGCAGAGAAGACCGACGAGGACAAGGCGAGCGCACTGCTCGACGAGGTTCTCGCGTCCTGAGTGGATCGAGACGAGGCGGATGCTCCGGCATCCGCCTTTTTTCGTGCGCGCCGGTAACGTGAACAGGGTGAGCATGCTTCCCGTCCCCGACACCGCGATCATCGTCGTCGCCGCCGGCTCCGGCACGAGGCTGGATGCCGGAGCGCCCAAGGCGTTCGTCGGCATCGACGGCCACTCGATCCTCCGCCACGCGCTCGAGGGGGTCTTCGCCGCAGCGCCCGCCCAGGTGATCGTCGTGGCCCCCGCCGGCTTCGAGGGCGACGCCGAGACCGAGCTGCGGGCGGCAGCGGGACAGCGCCGAGAGTTGGGCCGAGTGGTGACCGGAGGCGACACCCGTCAGCAGTCGGTGGCCGCGGGGCTCGCCGCGCTCTGGGGCGACGTGTCCACGGTGCTGGTGCATGACGCCGCGCGGGCGCTGACTCCGCCCGCCGTCATCGACCGCGTGGCGGATGCCGTCGACGGCGTCGTCGGGGTCATCCCGACCCTTCCTGTGGTCGACACGCTGAAGCGCGTCGACGGCTCGGCGATCGTCGGTCCCGTCGATCGCGACGCGCTGGCGGCGGCCCAGACCCCGCAGGGGTTCCCCCGCGCACTGCTCGAGTCCGCGTATGCGGCGGCGCTCGCATCCGGCATCGAGTACACCGACGACGCGGCCCTGTATGCCGCAGCCGGCCACCGGGTCGGTCATATCCCGGGCGACGCCCGGGGGTTCAAGATCACGACGCCGGCCGATCTCGAGCGCGCGAGGCAGCTGCTGGCCGCCGAGCCCCTGACCGGACCGGCCGTCGCGGCAGCCGATCCGCCGCCGCGCGGGAGTCATCCCCGCGTCGGCATGGGGACGGACGTTCACGCGTTCGGCGGCGAGGGCGATCTCTGGCTCGCGGGGCTCGTGTGGCCTGGGGAACCCGCACTCTCCGGCCATTCCGACGGTGATGCGGTGGCGCACGCGATCGTCGACGCACTGCTGGGCGCCGCGGGCCTCGGCGACATCGGCGAGCACTTCGGAACTGCGCATCCGGAGTACGCCGGTGCTCATGCCGAGGTGTTCCTGGCTCGCACCCGAGAGCTGCTGTCGGAGGCGGGATTCGTGATCGGCAACGTCTCGGCCCAGTTCCAGGGCAACCGCCCTCGCTTCAGCGGGCGGCGCGCGGAGGCCGAGCGGGTGCTTTCCACGGCCCTCGGGGGAGCGCCCGTCTCGGTCACCGCGACCACCACCGACGGGCTGGGCTTCTCGGGCAGGGGCGAGGGGATCGCCGTCACCGCCGTCGCGATCGTCCACCCGCGATGACGGCTCGGTCCGTACGGCGGGGAATGCCCCGGCATCCGCGCTCGTTGTCGCAGGAGGTCGTGCGGTCGTCGCACGCGCAGAGGGAGGCATCATGAGGATTCTCGTCATCGGAGCCGGAGGACAGGTCGGGCGCACGGCGGTCGAGGCGCTGGACGGCCACGAGGTCGTGTCGGCCTCTCGGAGCAGCGAGCCGTCGGTCGACATCACCGACCCGAGCTCGATCGAGCGTCTCTTCGCCTCCACCGGCCAGGTGGATGCCGTGATCGTCGCCGTCGGCGAGGTCCCGTTCCGTCCGCTCGCCGATCTCTCCCACGCGGACTACGAGTCGGCGTTCCGGGGCAAGGTGCTGTCGCAGCTCGACGTTGTCCGCATCGGCACCCCGTATGTGCGCGACGGCGGGTCGATCACCCTCACCTCCGGCATCCTGTCGCGCGAGCCGATCGCCACCGGCGCCGCCGCCTCGCTCGCCAACGGCGCCGTCGAGTCGTACGTCCACGCCGCGGCGACCGAGCTCCCGCGCGGCATCCGCATCAACGCGGTCAGCCCCTCGGTGCTCGAGGACGCCCCGGGGTACCACTCGTCGTTCCCCGGCTTCGTGCCGGTGTCGTCGCACCGCGTGGGGCAGGCGTTCGTGAAAAGCGTGCTCGGCGTGCAGACCGGGCAGGTGTTCCCGGTCGACTGAGCCGGATGCGTCCCGATCTGCGGCCGGGGTCACACCCAGTCAACGCGACCGGCCGCCCGGTAGGCTTGTGCGGTGACTCTCCGCCTCTATGACACCCGCGCGCAGCAGCTGCGGGACTTCGTGCCTCTCGATCCCGAGAACATCACGATGTACGTCTGTGGCGCCACGGTGCAGTCCGGCCCCCACATCGGGCACGTCCGGGCCGCTCTGAGCTTCGATCTCCTCCGCCGCTGGCTGACGCACCGCTACGGTCGGGTCACATTCGTGCGCAATGTCACGGACATCGACGACAAGGTGCTCGCGAATGCGACCGACACCGAGCCGTGGTGGGCGCTGGCCTATCGCATGGAACAGGAGTTCACCGCCGCATATGCCGGGATCGGCATCCTCCCGCCGACGTACGAGCCGCGGGCGACCGCCTCGATTCCGCAGATGCAGGAGATCATCGCGACATTGATCGAGGGCGGTCACGCGTACCCCGCGCCCGACGACTCCGGTGATGTCTACTTCGACGTCCGGTCATGGTCGGACTACGGATCCCTGACGAACCAGTCCGTCGACGCGATGGAGGCGGCGGAGGACGCCGACCCCCGAGGCAAGCGCGCTCCGCAGGATTTCGCCCTCTGGAAGGGCGCGAAGGCCGGCGAGCAGGCGGATGCCACGTGGCAGTCACCCTGGGGAGCGGGCCGCCCCGGATGGCACATCGAATGCTCCGCCATGGCGAAGCGCTACCTCGGCGCAGAGTTCGACATCCACGGCGGCGGACTCGACCTGCGCTTCCCGCACCACGAGAACGAGCTCGCGCAGTCGACTGCGGCCGGAGACGGCTTCGCCCGATACTGGGTGCACAACGGCCTCGTGACCGTCGGCGGCCAGAAGATGTCGAAGTCGTTCGGCAACTTCACCCTCGCCGCCGATGTGCTCGCCGAGCGCGATCCGCAGGTGGTGCGCTACGCCCTGGCGGCCGCGCACTATCGGTCGAGCCTCGACCTCTCCGAGTCGTCCTGGGCCGAAGCGGAGGCGGCACTCGGTCGCATCCGCACGTTCGTCGAGCGCGCCGAGCGCATGCTTCCCCAGACGATCGGCTGGGCGGAGCGCACACCGGTGCCTGAGGCGTTCGCCGCCGCGATGGACGACGACCTCGGCATCCCGCAGGCTCTCGGAGTCATGCACGACACCGTGCGCGCCGGCAACGCGGCGCTCGATGCCGCTGACCTCGACGGGGCGGCGACGGCGAGGCACGAAGTGCTCGCGATGCTCGACGTGCTCGGGTTCGCCCCGGTGGGCGGGGCGACGGGTGGCGGAGCACAGGCATCCGCTCTCGATGCGCTCGTGCGCACGATGATCACCCAGCGCGCCCAGGCACGCGCTGACAAGGACTGGGCGGCGGCCGATCGCATCCGAGATGCGATCGCCGCCGCAGGAATCACGCTGGAGGATTCTCCGGCCGGAACTCATTGGAGTATCGATGGCTAAGCCACAGCGCCCCGGCGCAAGCAACGGCAAGAAGAAGGGCCCCACCAAGGGCACCGGCGGACTCGGACGCAAGTCCCTCGAGGGTCGCGGACCGACGCCCAAGGCGGAGGACCGCGCCTGGCACCCCGCAGGCAAGCGCAAGGCCGCGGCCGAGCGCTACGCCGCATCCGGCGGCAAGGGCAGGCCCGGACAGCAGCGTCAGACGGGCGGGAGCCCGAACCGCTCCGCCCGCGCGAAGGACAACACCACGGATGTCGAGGTCGTCACTGGCCGCAACTCGGTGCTCGAGGCGCTGCGGGCGAAGATCCCGGCGTCGGCGTTCTACATCGCGCAGCGCGTCGAGATGGACGACAGGGTCAAGGAGATGCTGTCGATCGCCACGAACCGCGGCATCCCGGTGCTCGAGGTGACGCGTCAGGAGCTCGACCGCATGGCCGGGTTCGACGGTGTGCACCAGGGCGTCGCCGTCAAGGTTCCCCCTTACGAGTACGCGCATCCGCAGGATCTGCTCGAAGCGGTCATCGACAAGGGCGAGGTCCCGCTGTTCGTCGCCCTCGACGGCATCACCGACCCGCGCAACCTCGGCGCGATCATCCGCTCGACGGGCGCCTTCGGCGGCCACGGCATCATCCTGCCGCAGCGTCGATCGGCCGGAGTGAACTCCGCGGCCTGGAAGACCAGCGCCGGAGCGGCAGCTCGTGTGCCCGTCGCCCTGGCGACCAACCTCACCACGCAGCTCAAGGAGTTCAAGAAGCAGGGCGTCTTCGTCCTCGGCCTCGACGGCGACGGCGACGTGCTGCTCCCCGAGCTGCAGCTGGCCGATCGTCCGGTCGTGATCGTCACAGGGTCCGAGGGCAAGGGCCTCTCGCGTCTGGTGGCCGAGACGTGCGACCAGATCGTGTCGATCCCGATTTCGGCCGTGACCGAATCGCTGAACGCCGGCATCGCGACCTCCGTCGCGCTGTACCAGGTGTCGACCATCCGCAACGCCAAGAAGTAGGGGAGAAGCGCGTCATGGCTCGTATCGTCGTTCTCGGAGGAACCGGCTACGCCGGCCGTCACATCGTGTCCGAGGCGGTGAGCCGCGGCCATGACGTGATCGCGATCTCGCGCAGCATCCCGACGGATGCGGTCGAGGGTGCCTCGTATGTCCAGGGCTCCGCGCTGGACATCTCCTCGCTCGCCAACGCGTTCGACGGAGCGGATGCCGTGGTCTCCGCCCTCTCGCCGCGCGGCGACATGGCCGACCGGGTGCTGGAGGCGCTGACGAACGTCATCGCCGAGCTCGCGGATACGAGCACGCGCCTGGGCGTCATCGGCGGCGCCGGCGGGAGCCTCGTGACTCCCGAAGGTCCGCGCCTGTTCGATCTGGACTTCCCCGAGGAGTACAAGCACGAGGCGCAGGTCGGCATCGATTCGCTCGCGCTGC
This genomic interval from Microbacterium hydrocarbonoxydans contains the following:
- a CDS encoding response regulator transcription factor, producing the protein MTRILLVEDEPDLADPLAYLLRREGYEVEIAEDGPGALTAFRERGADVVLLDLMLPGMPGTEVCRQIRSTSAVPIIMVTAKDSEVDIVVGLELGADDYVTKPYSSRELLARMRAVLRRVVQADSELDERVLDGGRVSLDIDRHTVSVAGQQINMPLKEFELLEVLMRNSGRVLTRGQLIDRVWGSDYFGDTKTLDVHIKRIRSRIEENPGEPVMLVTVRGLGYRFEG
- a CDS encoding CarD family transcriptional regulator yields the protein MLFEVGETVVYPHHGAATIIEVKERIIKGEAKKYLKLNVTQGDLIIEVPAENVDLVGVRDVIGREGLDHVFEVLRAPFTEEPTNWSRRYKANLEKLASGDVIKVSEVVRDLWRRDQDRGLSAGEKRMLAKARQILISELALAEKTDEDKASALLDEVLAS
- the ispD gene encoding 2-C-methyl-D-erythritol 4-phosphate cytidylyltransferase, whose protein sequence is MLPVPDTAIIVVAAGSGTRLDAGAPKAFVGIDGHSILRHALEGVFAAAPAQVIVVAPAGFEGDAETELRAAAGQRRELGRVVTGGDTRQQSVAAGLAALWGDVSTVLVHDAARALTPPAVIDRVADAVDGVVGVIPTLPVVDTLKRVDGSAIVGPVDRDALAAAQTPQGFPRALLESAYAAALASGIEYTDDAALYAAAGHRVGHIPGDARGFKITTPADLERARQLLAAEPLTGPAVAAADPPPRGSHPRVGMGTDVHAFGGEGDLWLAGLVWPGEPALSGHSDGDAVAHAIVDALLGAAGLGDIGEHFGTAHPEYAGAHAEVFLARTRELLSEAGFVIGNVSAQFQGNRPRFSGRRAEAERVLSTALGGAPVSVTATTTDGLGFSGRGEGIAVTAVAIVHPR
- a CDS encoding short chain dehydrogenase; translation: MRILVIGAGGQVGRTAVEALDGHEVVSASRSSEPSVDITDPSSIERLFASTGQVDAVIVAVGEVPFRPLADLSHADYESAFRGKVLSQLDVVRIGTPYVRDGGSITLTSGILSREPIATGAAASLANGAVESYVHAAATELPRGIRINAVSPSVLEDAPGYHSSFPGFVPVSSHRVGQAFVKSVLGVQTGQVFPVD
- the cysS gene encoding cysteine--tRNA ligase; protein product: MTLRLYDTRAQQLRDFVPLDPENITMYVCGATVQSGPHIGHVRAALSFDLLRRWLTHRYGRVTFVRNVTDIDDKVLANATDTEPWWALAYRMEQEFTAAYAGIGILPPTYEPRATASIPQMQEIIATLIEGGHAYPAPDDSGDVYFDVRSWSDYGSLTNQSVDAMEAAEDADPRGKRAPQDFALWKGAKAGEQADATWQSPWGAGRPGWHIECSAMAKRYLGAEFDIHGGGLDLRFPHHENELAQSTAAGDGFARYWVHNGLVTVGGQKMSKSFGNFTLAADVLAERDPQVVRYALAAAHYRSSLDLSESSWAEAEAALGRIRTFVERAERMLPQTIGWAERTPVPEAFAAAMDDDLGIPQALGVMHDTVRAGNAALDAADLDGAATARHEVLAMLDVLGFAPVGGATGGGAQASALDALVRTMITQRAQARADKDWAAADRIRDAIAAAGITLEDSPAGTHWSIDG
- the rlmB gene encoding 23S rRNA (guanosine(2251)-2'-O)-methyltransferase RlmB gives rise to the protein MAKPQRPGASNGKKKGPTKGTGGLGRKSLEGRGPTPKAEDRAWHPAGKRKAAAERYAASGGKGRPGQQRQTGGSPNRSARAKDNTTDVEVVTGRNSVLEALRAKIPASAFYIAQRVEMDDRVKEMLSIATNRGIPVLEVTRQELDRMAGFDGVHQGVAVKVPPYEYAHPQDLLEAVIDKGEVPLFVALDGITDPRNLGAIIRSTGAFGGHGIILPQRRSAGVNSAAWKTSAGAAARVPVALATNLTTQLKEFKKQGVFVLGLDGDGDVLLPELQLADRPVVIVTGSEGKGLSRLVAETCDQIVSIPISAVTESLNAGIATSVALYQVSTIRNAKK